The genomic region tatatatatatatatatatatatatatatatatatatatattaatgtataaacaattgttcgtgaatcgtcagaaatagtcaaggtcaaatgtatacatgaacacagttcaaagttttcgagactcaacattatagactttgcttatcgtgtcgaaatcatataaagattaagcttaaatttggaatttggtcgtaaattttcgagtcgtcacataACAGATACAAGCGTTTACAATTTACTTTACAAGAAATCATGTTTACATCAATTCGTAATTTTATGTTGTGTAATCAATCTATGTATGAACTATAATTTATCAAAGTTTTACTAATGTGTGTTGTTTACAAAAACAATAATATCGTTATTTCATATATAAGTTTCAAAATCAATAATGTTTGCGAATGAGTCCCCGTACAACGCACGACCTCATAAATCTAGTAGATAATATAATAAGAAGTGaacagaaataaaaataaaatgtcatTTAAAACAAAAGAAACTAGTaactaattattaatataatataattttctcCTTTGAAAAGTAATTGACAAACGCAAGAAACACAATTTAAATAAGTAAAATTAGATACAGAATTTGAGATGGGCTGTCTTATTTGGGCAACAAGCACAGTTGACCAAACAATCATCTTGCGTATCATTTTAACAAATTGTGTTTAACAATACAACCACTTTCGTCCATCATAATCCTATTTATAATCTTCACATAACCACACAATTTCATCTTTTTTCTACACAAAAACACGTCTCAAAATACCCGAAAAAATTATGAAAAGAGAAGGTCGTCAACATGGTGTTGTTAACTGTTACCATATATTTGATCAAGAATCTTTGTCTCAACAAAGATTTGTAAAAATGGTTGATTCTGCATCAACTATGGGCTTGTTTGCTAAAGTGCCAACAAAGCCAACCAACCAATCAAAATACACCGGGAAATGTCAAAGATCACGGTGCAACCGTTGTCATATACATCCGGTTTGTAAGTCTAAAGACAAGGCTAAAGGGACCATGAAGATTAGATCGCTAGGTGCCGAAAATGAGTTCGCCAAATACTCGTTTGGGACCTCGGCTACCGGTGTTTTGGCTTATTTGGCTGATGATGGTGCTTATGATaacgaagattatgattatgattatgattatgattatgatgatagagTAGAAGAAACGTATGATCATGATTATGGTTatggttatgatgatgataattatattcttaatgatgatgatgatgctactaATGACCTTGGATTCGATATGGAGATTTCTGCTGATGATGTTGACGTTACTgaaactgatgatgatgatgatgatgatgatgatgacgctaTGAGCTTTTGTGATGTGGGATTATGTTGGGGACATGAAGATGGGGATGAGTATGGAGATGATGGATGGTATTTAGTGGGAGGACAAATGCAATAAAGTTCCAATTCTTTagatcatattcatcatcatcatattgtaATTATTCAATGGTGATTCTGGGAATCTGGGTTTGATCTAGATTGGTGTAATTACTTGTTAATTATATGTATCTTATTATTTGCTAATTTGTATACTGTTTGAATAAAGATTGCTCAATTTGACTTATTTCCTTTAATCATTTTGTGGGTTGTGTTGCAACTGTTGAAGTAAATATGACCCACAGGAtaaataaatatgataaatgacaagttttaattgcTTTGActgtaattttaatttctaatagcaTAAGCAAGACCCGTACCATAAGATTAAATGATAGGTGACCATTTATGATTTCTTAATATTATGAAATGAATTTAAGATGTGACCCTCTTTCAATTTACTGGTCCTGCTTCATATATTCATGAAAAATATTACTGTATCTTTTTCATCTGTGGGTCTAGTTTGTATTTTaaaatgtaaataaaaaaaaaaaaaaaaaatatatatatatatatatatatatatatatatatatatatatatatatatatatatatatataaggggccCTCAATGGTCTTTTTCATCATTTGTAGTTCCATTTCCAGCATAATGCTCCTATTTCAGTTTCATCAAATATGAGCATTAACAACTTATCATTTCCaggaccatttttttttttttggttactcAGGAACCCCTACGAACGAATCTTTTGACTCCCCCGCAGAGGGTAAACCTGGGGAACGAGCCCGCTGAGTGCCTTCCAGGACCATTTTGATATACTGTTCTCATCTTAAAGATCTAATTTAATTTCTAATATCAGCAGGATCTGCAAAATGGGAACTGATGGATGATATATCATGTTGTGGGTCCCATTCCAATTTCTAATACTATCGAAATTTCAAAACCCACGATACGAGAATAGCCATTTTCGGTTAACTTCAAGGCCCATACAAAAAAGATTGCTTTCATACCAAAAGGCCTGACAAATGCAAATAGTAATTGAATGTAATAGTCTTTTAACTAGAAAAAAAGCTGTGTCCTAAAGACATGGACCAGCAAGATTATGCACAAACTGAATCTCAACTATAAGTCAAACGATTCATACCTATCAGTAAACGGAAATCTTTGTTAATTGCTATCGGTCAATGCTGAACATTGGGAGAAATATTCTCATGATTAATCCTTCTTGCTAATTCAGCGAGAGGATGAGTAGCGGGATTTTGATTGTTAGTTTGCCAAAGTCTTCTAGAAGATTTCCTGGTTGATGACGGTTGTGAGATAGTTGATGGTGGCGGTTGTTTTCTTGCAGGTGTTAGTGACTTCTGAGTTGCTTGTGGTGTAGTCTGCAAATGAAACATGAACCAATCATGAAAACAAGCTTGAtaataatttctttaaaattcttAGAAAGATTAGTGTTTGAAATATGATTACAAAACGTATATCGGTTCGAATGAATAAAATTATTTGAGGTTTCACATATTAAAAGTACACTTTAGACAACTCTCGGCCCCACTCAAAAAGCAAACGGGTCGAGATTGAAAACTTTGGATCGAAGGCATACCTTCTTTAATGGACTCTTTGGAGTTTCGTTATAAAAGCTAGGCAGCGGCCTTGCTTTAAAGCAAAAGCTTTGTCTCAATCTTCTGAATTCGGTCTCTGCTTTCTCCTGCAAACAGCAAAATGATGCGTGTAAAtacagaaagaaaagaaaaataaaataaaaagatggAGAGAAAATACTAATCGAATGATACCTTCAAGGTTGTTTGCAGTTGCACTTTCTGTGCTTCTTTCTCATTAAATTTCTCTTCAAGTTTCTGAAAatgaattaaattttaaaaattaagaaATTAAGAAATACAACTTGAAGAACTAAACATCAATACTCGCCTGTTTTCTTCGGGCGGCTCTTTCCTCAGTTCTCAAGGTAAACGGGGTAGATACAGTTGGTGATTGCAACTTGCTTTTGTAAGCACTCAGAGACTTTGAACTATTTGGCACACAAAACGAAAATAAAAAGAATCAGAAAACGCAGATTTATAATTTTTAAACAATAATTATTCCATCACTTCCTAAAATGAGGCTTAGAACAACTTACACGGCAGAGAAAAGGTGCCATTTTTGACCAGGTGTCTTGCTTTCAACAGCTGAAGGATGCACAGGTGTTTCCATCCTACAAGATGATTAAAAGACAATTAAAGCTTGTAACTTTACACAACTACTTGATAATTTGAATCATGTACCTTCGAATTACCGAAGGAGTTGCTAACTGTTGCTTATTCGCGTCATTTGTAACCCTCTGCACCAAAATTTATCATAAGTTGAGTTCTAGAAAAGTAATCACAACAACATAATTCACAAATGATACCTTGGAAGGAGTTATGGATGGTGTTGCGCTGCGTTTGGGTGTGGAATAAGCACTAGAGGCACGTTTTGCATTATCGGCCTTTCGAACAGCTGGGGATTTTGGTTTGCATGATTCTTTGACAGAACCAGAATTCATAAGTGTGTATAAAGATTTTGGGGCTGTTCTTTTATTATCAATGGTGTCCATTGAAGTGTTGTTATTGGTTTTGGGAGTGAACATATTTTCTTTTCTTGGATGCATTGAAGCTACATATTTTGTTGGTGAAGGTGGGATTCTAGACTGTTTCTTGTTAATTGATGGTGACCTGAAATAAGGAGTAGCTGGTTTCCTCCTAATCTTTGGTTGCATAACCTCCTGGTCTGTGTTTGACTTTGACTGCATCCAAATTAAACATCTCAGTTTACTTATTTAACATCCCTGAAAAAGAAAGAAGGTAATGAAAAGAATCAATCACCTTTAACAATGGCCTATCCATTTGAGATGATCTACTATCCTCTGAAACAGAAGGTTGGTCCTCTTCAAGATTATTTGTTATTTCTTTGTTCTTCAGATTAGCAGATTCTACAATCTTCACTGTTTGGGGTTCAATAAGATTGACACCTGAACTATGACCAGCAACATCAACTGCCTTACTTGAATCACGGAGTATAATCTTCTGTTTTTCATTGATAAACATCTTCAAATTCAACCCTGTTTGCTGCACTTTCTTAGTCTGCAACTTAGTTGTTTTTAAATCAGGTAACTTTGGTATTCCAGTTGGTACATTATGCGATTTCAACGATACAGTCGGTTCAGATTCACGAGCACCATGATTTGTACCACAAACTTCTTCTTCAATTTGGACTTTCACCTTCTCTTGCTCAAGCAATTCGGCTGCAGCAGCGGCTGCCGCCTTTTGAGCAGCAACTTTCTTATAATGAGCTTCGAAAAAAGCCTTCTTCTCAGCAACAGATCCAGGCTGGGCGTAGCTTTTCGCTTCTTCAACATAACGTTTATGAGGAAAATTCGACCATTTGTCCCAAACTAACGATTCTGACGTAAACCTCCCAAAAGATACAGAATCTCCAAGATCATGTACATAATTTCCCTACAATAACGTGTTTCATACAACAGCAAAATTTGCAATCAATTAACCTAGATGCACAAATTACTCAAGAACATTCTACAATCAGAAAACAAATAAACAGAAAATTATCGAAAACGATAACTATTAAAATTGTAATCTACTCGAATCATTTCAACAAACAATATGTACTAAATTAGGACAACCATTAGTTCATCTATATTTCTATAATTATTCAATTCTATCTATTAATAAATAGCAAATAATAACAAATCAGGTAGACTAAGTAACACACGAATGTACGGTTTCAGTGACTTAAACTCAGTGaagcatttcatcgaacacttGGTGCTCATGTAATTAAAAATCTCAAATTGATGAATATACTTACAAGGCTATTAGATTGCACGAAACACGTAGATTCGCCCATGTGAATCGTAGATGAAACCAGAGAGAAGTAAATTTGTCAATTAGGGTTTTTGGTTGGTTACGAAAAAGTGTAGTCACAGCCACAACACCACATTACTGAATTTGAAATTTAAAATGATAAGGAAATAAGGAAATGTACGTTACTGAAAAGGAAAAAGGTAATTTGTAGTAGTTGTTTCTCTTTCAGCTTGAAAATGGTTGGGTCCTACTTGTTTGAATATGcagttatttaattaattatttaaacacAATTATCTGAGTAACGTTCATAAAGTTTGAATACAATATTAAAtagatttatattttattaaatattaaacatAAAGGCCCCAAAGTCCTATGTCTCTTTGTCCTTTATcacaaatttaatatttaatatttcatGTTGACATTCCAACACTATGTTTTACACATTTTTTTAACaaccaataaaaataaaaataaaaatagaaatagaaatgttACCCGTTAAACACCCTTAGGGGTGTTTGGTTCTTGGATTTTGAAATCCTATCTTCTGTTTAGTTCGAGGTTTTCAAATCTCAAAATTTATAATGTGAACGCGATCGCAAAATGCAAACCCGAAACCGAAACACGAATCCAAGACCGGAATGCGACCGTGATACGCGAACCCGAAACCGAAATGCGAACCCGAAATCGAAATGCGAaaccgaaacgcgaacccgaatcACGTATCCGAAATGTGAACCCAAAACGCGAACCCAAAACGTGAACCCGAAATGGACCCGTAACGCCAACCTGAAACGCGAGCCCGAAACGCGATCCCAAAACGCGAACCCTAATCGTGAACCCGAAACACGACCCCGAAACTCAAACCcaaaacgcgaacccgaaacggAAACCCGAAAAGCGATCCCGAAACGCCAACCCGGAACGCGGACCTGGAAAGAAAACCTGAAACGTGAACGTGTAACGTAAATCGTAAACGTAAAATGTTAGAACATGGGATTTCAAATTCCTCATATATACAAAGGATTTTTCAAATCCTTCAAATATGGGATTTCATGGGATTTAAAAtacaaatccctacaaccaaacaTGAGATTTCATAGGATTTGAAATGCAAGTCTTTTCAAATCTCACGAAATCTCACAAACCAAACGTCCCCTAGGGTATTTGAAAatacttatttatatttatttatatttatatttatatatttgtataaaatctTGTAAGGTTGGCTTTGGATGAAAAGCTTACTTAGgggttgtttatttttttttttcttccattaAGTGCAATATGGATATGTGTGGCAGAATAGATATGTATGACAATATGGGTTAAGTTGTTAATAATTTATTATTGTTTACTTTTTGTGCTGAATGAAATATCTGAATGATAGAAAATTACCATTTTAACCTCATATTCTAATATAGAGTACATGATATTAATTACTCCTATTAAATTTATGAACTTTTAACAAAATATATTATGATTAAATAATTCAGAAAATAATTACCAAAAACATACCAGTTGTTTAATTCAAAAGGAATACAAAACATACCATTTGTTTAATTCAAAAGGAATACAAATAATTTACTCTTATATTATTTCGAGTAGAAGATATGGTCCAATTGAATCCTAGCTTATATATTATCCAGTTAGTAAAATGTGAAGAAAATAAATATTCTTCACACCAAGAAGATACTATAATTACATATTGCGTTACATATGGAGTACGATTCATGAACAAAATACCTATTTGTTTTTCTTTAAACCAAGACCCTAAGAAATATCTATCGGCGTCTCTATCGTCACTTGTTTATTCGGTGACTTCGATAACAGCAGCTCCGTCATCTCCGTCGTGCCGCCAGCGAATCATTCTTTCTTTTTTCTTACAACCAACAACAGATCCACGAGCAAACGTGAACTTGTTCTCTTTTTCATTTGAACAAAATGGACCCAAAATCGAACAAAAAAACGTAAGGTCGGTGAAGAAATTCACAGAACAAACCCATACATGTTATTAATGATTAATTATTATTCTAACTATTGAGTGGATGTTGGTTCTCAATTTGGGGGTTAAAATTATAATGGAGGAATATGATAAAAGATGAAAGAGATGACGGGTACTTTAGTAAAATGATGCAATTAATCCCATCTATATGGGGAGGACATCACTTTCTCACATTAACCATTAACCTCTTCATGTGGATAAGATAAAAAAAATAAGCTGCAAGTAAAAACATAGCCCTGGTGACCGAATAATCAATGGGTGCAATTAAGTCCATTAAGGCCTAAAGAAACAGGCCCTAAACTTAGACCATTTTTTAACAATGATGGGCGTTTTGGCGTGTTGCTGAGTGGGGGCGGGtgctgatcatatacatagcattgtatatgtatattttatttactaaAGGTTAAAAACGGAAGTTACGCGAAGTGTATTCAAGAGGATTGGAATATTCGCCGAAAAAAAAGATAGTGGATCAGTTGCCACATTAATAAAAGACTGCTGGTTATTTCGCTAAGATTGCGCGGATGATTAGACAATCCGCAGACCGCGAATATTtcaaatactataaatagagagcttggtctctcatttatgggttgttgattctctgccatttgtccggacctttgtaattttctcttgtgatcttgcccaaggaacttttacattgtgttaaggtgaatcatgctaattaacaatcaagaccgggtcggggtggttgatcacttgattgctaaagtgaaagacgatcatcagggcccaaaataatcatcaaacatctcatcctccatcttaatctcattgtactcaatccttaattaagtaactcattaattatggattgatcaattggcgccatccgtgggatacgttttaaaattaaactcggaatttttgttttgtgctatcaaacaattaattggctagtttaatttcaatcgtgttttgttatgatgatttgcagatactgtagcgacccgaccaaatcgtcattgacggcgccgtctactcaggtcccgttacgtggtcataagtctttaaaacaacgtttgaccaaaagatatgtcgcattcatttcaaatgtaaaggttgttcaagtttacaagaatagttccaccacaagttacgatacaaagttttaagtacaaatgaaacttatgcgacacaatttaaaagtatccaaaagacgttccatgtatgcatatatactcgacatccaatgcaagtatcaaaataatgagcggaagcatgtatcatgtatcgttcaaggacctgagaaaaacatagaaatctgtcaacgagaacgttggtgaaatcataggtttaagtaagtaagtacaagtgaaccacaagatttgcatcaatgaaataatagtaatacattccaaaagtttgtttcacgagcacccaattatcaatgcttaacatttccttccattgaaccccatcacttagtgctagaacatacactgtttctcgaaaatatatttcattcgtaaacggtagcgaaccgtttgaatgagggtttgtcaaacccatatggatccatacaacataagttctcgcttacacccggcaagtgtaactaatgataatcgaattgaggattttgttctaaactcgtatgtagaatgtttgtttttcctgtacttgtgttcacttagtaaaagaaatgtttatgttttctcatcccaaatgtaagttcaaaaagagtaaaagtgggactatgatctcaccttgaatgcacgagtagtaaagtacttcaacaagtaaatgtgtgcaaagaacaatgctattcttgacctaaacaaataggttgtatcaataacgatagtcacgattggtcaaagatgttcaattagtcctatggctcgttacgactcgattatgtagcatgtgaaatcaaattgtcaagtttcatgcaaggtacaagtatataaacaagttaggaaggttgcataatcatttggttaagtttgacaaaaagtcaaactttggtcggtcaaagtcaacgaaaaagtcaacacgttcgggtcgtgtcccgaactatttttctgaggtttttaatcatgtatgagcatgttaggacaagttacatgtgaatcggaggtgcgtagcatagcaaacattattcgaaaattgacaaagttggacagaccataatggcgcgccgcgcgggtatatggcgcgccgcgccattacctgtgcagagagttctggcaacttttaagttttatgcacgaacctaacttcaaacaatcaccatttatgatccgcaaacaatcaagacaagtatcttataccgttgggaaggtaatttgacgaggaaaacaactaaacacatttcatcaatcaacctacctattacaacaaccaaaaccgcatctaatgcttaacattaaccgcat from Rutidosis leptorrhynchoides isolate AG116_Rl617_1_P2 chromosome 9, CSIRO_AGI_Rlap_v1, whole genome shotgun sequence harbors:
- the LOC139867172 gene encoding uncharacterized protein encodes the protein MKREGRQHGVVNCYHIFDQESLSQQRFVKMVDSASTMGLFAKVPTKPTNQSKYTGKCQRSRCNRCHIHPVCKSKDKAKGTMKIRSLGAENEFAKYSFGTSATGVLAYLADDGAYDNEDYDYDYDYDYDDRVEETYDHDYGYGYDDDNYILNDDDDATNDLGFDMEISADDVDVTETDDDDDDDDDDAMSFCDVGLCWGHEDGDEYGDDGWYLVGGQMQ
- the LOC139867430 gene encoding uncharacterized protein, coding for MGESTCFVQSNSLGNYVHDLGDSVSFGRFTSESLVWDKWSNFPHKRYVEEAKSYAQPGSVAEKKAFFEAHYKKVAAQKAAAAAAAELLEQEKVKVQIEEEVCGTNHGARESEPTVSLKSHNVPTGIPKLPDLKTTKLQTKKVQQTGLNLKMFINEKQKIILRDSSKAVDVAGHSSGVNLIEPQTVKIVESANLKNKEITNNLEEDQPSVSEDSRSSQMDRPLLKSKSNTDQEVMQPKIRRKPATPYFRSPSINKKQSRIPPSPTKYVASMHPRKENMFTPKTNNNTSMDTIDNKRTAPKSLYTLMNSGSVKESCKPKSPAVRKADNAKRASSAYSTPKRSATPSITPSKRVTNDANKQQLATPSVIRRMETPVHPSAVESKTPGQKWHLFSAVSKSLSAYKSKLQSPTVSTPFTLRTEERAARRKQKLEEKFNEKEAQKVQLQTTLKEKAETEFRRLRQSFCFKARPLPSFYNETPKSPLKKTTPQATQKSLTPARKQPPPSTISQPSSTRKSSRRLWQTNNQNPATHPLAELARRINHENISPNVQH